In the genome of Dermacentor andersoni chromosome 3, qqDerAnde1_hic_scaffold, whole genome shotgun sequence, one region contains:
- the LOC129383105 gene encoding 3-beta-hydroxysteroid sulfotransferase-like, with product MQRRRLPYQIIDGVPRCISINPDRLRENLKFRALNGDVVQSTFPKSGTHWLLYITHLILREGQPITSYEEFSKEWRFLEYMDIKDWTSSLPLRSFATHLALDKQSMTEEGKYVYIARNPWDVCVSFYNMATNIRSPEFQDGTFEDLVDVFVSGNFGYGDYFEHVAAGYALREQPNVFFTTYEELKKNTREVVLRLAYFLGEQYGLALEEDEVSLQKLLERLQPDYMRSVVVLDFSGKGNPQWDEVLSSRKFTCNEGYEGDENKYSFVRSGKVGGWKDYFTPDLLRRMENRILKAEKESSFMDLWKDIRAEAIRTMQDSE from the coding sequence ATGCAAAGGCGAAGGCTACCCTACCAAATAATAGACGGAGTTCCAAGATGTATTAGCATCAATCCAGACCGGCTAAGAGAAAATCTCAAGTTTAGAGCACTGAACGGAGACGTCGTGCAGTCAACGTTCCCGAAGAGTGGAACGCATTGGCTGTTGTACATCACGCACCTCATACTCAGGGAGGGGCAACCGATCACCTCGTACGAGGAGTTCTCCAAAGAATGGCGCTTCCTGGAGTACATGGACATCAAGGACTGGACCTCGTCTCTACCACTGAGAAGCTTCGCTACACATCTGGCGTTAGACAAGCAATCTATGACAGAAGAAGGCAAGTACGTCTACATCGCCCGCAATCCATGGGATGTCTGCGTCTCCTTCTACAACATGGCGACCAACATTCGTTCCCCGGAATTCCAAGACGGAACATTTGAAGATCTCGTCGACGTTTTTGTAAGTGGCAACTTCGGCTACGGCGACTATTTCGAACACGTAGCCGCAGGATATGCTCTTAGGGAACAGCCGAACGTGTTCTTCACGACTTACGAGGAACTCAAGAAGAACACGCGCGAGGTCGTGCTGAGGCTGGCCTATTTCCTGGGAGAGCAGTATGGCCTGGCTCTGGAAGAGGATGAAGTATCGCTCCAAAAATTGCTGGAAAGATTGCAGCCAGATTATATGCGTAGCGTAGTGGTGCTTGACTTCAGCGGGAAAGGTAACCCCCAGTGGGACGAAGTGCTCTCGAGCAGGAAATTCACCTGCAACGAAGGCTATGAAGGAGACGAGAACAAGTACTCGTTCGTGAGGAGTGGCAAAGTAGGAGGCTGGAAGGATTACTTCACACCCGATCTGCTCCGGAGGATGGAGAATCGGATTCTGAAGGCTGAGAAGGAGTCCTCCTTCATGGACCTGTGGAAGGACATTCGAGCTGAAGCGATCAGAACCATGCAGGATTCCGAATAA